The Microbacterium luteum nucleotide sequence CGGACACGGCGACGAGCACGAACGCGGCCAAGGCAATGCTCGAGTAGCGGGCGACGACATCGGCGATGCGCTGCCGGTGGAGGACCGGACGGATGGCAACGAGCAAGAGGAGACCGCCGAGCCACACCGCGGCGCCGATGATGTGCAGGATGAGCGCCATCATCGCCTCGTGGTGAAGGGCGTCATCACCAGAGTGTCCTTGCGTGCCCATCGGCACGAGCGAGGCGACCGCCAGCAGGGCAACCAGAAGCGTTCCAACCCAGGACCGCACCGCGAATGTCAGGACGGTGAGTGCTGCGCCCGCGACCGTCGTGATCAGCCACGTCCGGCCCAGCTCGAGTTCGACAAGGAACCGTCCGAGCTGGGCACCGAACTGCGGTCCGACGTCGATCGCAGGGTTGAAGACGCTGAGAAACGTGAGGAACCCGGTCGTACCGGCTGCCACGGTGAACACGGCGGCGGAGATCGACGCGGTATCGAGGGCGATATCGAACTCACGCTCACCGGACCGCAACGTGAACAGCGCCGTCTGTCAACGGCGGCTGAAAACTGCCCCCTTTTCGTCGGGCGGTCTCAAGTCATCGTCGCAACACCGACGGACTTTGCGAGGCTAGCAGGGCCGCGAACATGGTCGCCGGTGAGCGGCCGTTGAGCACGTCGCGGGGGCGGTTGTTGAGCTCGTTCTCGACGGCTCGGAGGTGCTCGGCGGGGTGTCGGCTGAGGTCCGTTCCCTTGGGGAAGTAGTCCCTCAGGAGCCCGTTCGTGTTTTCGTTCGTTCCGCGCTGCCAGGGCGAGTGCGAGTCGCAGAAGAACACCGGCGTGCCGAGCGTCTCGGTGATCTTCAGGTGCCGTGCCATCTCGGTGCCCTGGTCCCAGGTGATCGAGCGCAGCAGCCCGGGCGGGAGATCGCCCATCGTGGCGTTGAGCGCGGCATGAAGCGCGTCCGCGTCACGGTTCGGCAGGTGCAGCAGTCGGGTCGTGCGGGTCTGCCTCTCGACCAGCGTGCCGATCGCCGATCCCTGCTCCTTCCCGATGATGAGGTCCCCCTCCCAATGCCCCGCCTCGGACCGGTCCTCTGGCGCGAACGGGCGGTGGTGGATGGTGAGCATGGGCTGCTGGAAGCGTGGACGTCGCCGGTCGGTGCGTTGCTGCGCCTTGCGATGATCGCGGCCCGTCCGCAACGGTGACGGCCGGTGCGGGGCGAGCTTGGACGGCCGCGAAAGCGCCGATCCGGGCCGATACACGGCCTGGTAAATGCTCTCGTGACTCAGCCACATCGAGGGCTCGTCGGGGAACCGCTCGCGCAAGGAGCGACTGATCTGTTGCGGACTCCATCGCTGCTGCAGCAACTCGTCAACGACCTCCCGGAGTCGGTCGTCCACGTCGATGCGACGCGCGTGCTCCCGCCCCCGCCGCCGACTGGCAAGCCGATGTGCTTCGAACGGACGGTAACCGCCGCCGGCGCTGGAGTTCCGGCTCAGTTCACGCGAGATCGTCGAGGGCGCGCGACCGAGCTGCGCCGCGATCTCGCGCGCGCTCTGACCGGCGTGATGAAGGTCCGCGATCCGAACCCGCTCGTCCTGGGAGAGGAACCGGGCACTCACGACCCGCACCTCGCGCCGGTCCAACGCCGGCACGTAGCCGACGACCGCACCGGCCTTGTAAGTCTTGTATCCGCGCGCCCAGTTGTGACCGGCGGTGCGCGAGGCGCCGACCTCTCGGGCGGCGGCCGCGATGCTCCACCCTTGCTCCCGCAACTGCATGAACCGCTGCCGCTTGGCCGACTGCGGGCGCCGGCCGGGGCCCTTCTTCACACGACGAATCGAAGACAACACAACTCCCAGAATCGAGGAGTGTTGCAACGATCGCTTGAAACCGCCCAACGTCTGGGGGTCAGTATTCACGCGTCGTCGACACCGTCACGAGCACACCGACCATTCCCGCAGCGGCGAGGTTCACGATCAGCTTTGCGGCCGGAAGCCCCCAGCGCACGACCGGGCCGGCGTCACCAAGGGGGAGCTGTGCAGCGCCGCCACCGAATGCCAGTGCGCCGACTAGGGAAGCAAGTGCCGCCCCAACGAGGATCGTCGGCCCGACTACCCGCAACGTGCGGTAATTGATCGGCATCATTTGTGCCCGGTGCGTACCGCGTTACTCGCGGCGCGCTCGCCTGCGTGGGCTTCTGTGGGCGTTGTGGTCACGGTAGTTCCCTCGGGTCGGGATTCTGCGGAGCCAGGCGGAGCGGGTCTGCTGCAGGCACCGCGGAGGTGCGTTCGGGTGCTATTCGCAGCCCAGTCGCACCTGCATGGATTTCATCGCGCTGATCTCGGCGGTCTGTCCGTTCTTGATGTTTTCTGCGACGGTCCGGGCTCGAGGATCTGTGCCGAGTTCGATGAGCGCCTCGGTCATGGGGATGGCGCCTTCGTGGTGGCGGATGAGCAGCTCGAGGAAGAGGCAATCGGCTTGCTGCCCGGTCGCCCCCTCCAGGGCGGAGATCTCTTCGGCTGAGGCCATTCCCATGGCGATGCGTGCCTCTTCCTCCGTCATGGCCGCCCCGTCAGGCATCGCGTGGTCGCTCCCGCCCGGAGAGGCGTCCATCCACTGCATCATCGGAGCACCGGACTGCGACAGCCCCCACTGCACGAGCCAGTCGTACATCTCGCCGCGCTGGCCCGCCTGCCCGGTGGCGATGTCGTACGCGAAGATCCTCAGTTCCTCGTCGGACGTCTTGCGGTAGATCTCCATGGCCATCTGGATCGCCTGCGCGTGATGCGCCTGCATGTCGCGGGAGAAGCCCGCCTCGGGAGAGTCAGCACCCGGCGTGCCCGCGCCCTGCGACCCGAAGGTTGAGAAGCGGCCCACAGCGAAGGTCAGCGCGCCTACCGCGAGCAGGACAAGGAGGACGATCCACCACCGCGGCCACCCTCGGGATGGGGACGCGTCGCTGGTTTCACTGCGGTTCATTGCTTTCCCGGTGCGTCGTATGCGCCAGTGCAGGCGGCGTTCGGCTCGGGAGCGTTCTGGCTGCGCCAGTACTCTTCGAAGAAGGCGCCGATGCGCTCGTCGTCGGCCGAGTCGACCTCCAGCTGCTGGTTCCAGTTGGACATCACGATCGGCGCCGCCAGTCCCTCGTAGGGGGACAGAACGACATAGGTTGAGGGCAGAAGGCTCTTGAGGGTTGCGAGTTGCTCGCCGGCGACCTCGTCGGGGTTGTAGGTCACCCACACGGCGCTGTGCTCCATGGAGTGGACCGCGTTCTCATTCGGGACCGGTTGGTCATAGATGCCGCAGTTCAACCAGACCGCATTGTGCGGGCCGCCCGCCGGGGGGCTTTGCTCGTACTGGACAGCACCCTCGACGTGCTCAGCCGTATTCTCGAAGGTTTCGACGCCTTCGATGCTCGCCCCCTCGCTGCCGGCCTCGTACTGTCTTGGCGGTGACGGTGCGAGCACTACGGATGCGACGACGAGGCCGATGATCACCACAGCCGCCGTCGACCCGACGACCCACCAGACCAGCTTGCTGCGGCGGCGTTTGGCAAGCTGCTTCTGATACTCAGCCAATTTCTGCTGGCGCTTCCGCTCACGCTGTTGCTTGACGGTGACAGGACCGCGCTGAGGGGTGTTGGCCGGATTCGGGCGGTTCGGAGTCATCTGCGTGCTTTCAGTTCGTGTCTCAGGCGGATTCGCGGAGGAGGCTCAGCTGAGGCCGGAGTAGGCGTGGAGACCTTTGAAGAACATGTTGACGATGGTGAAGTTGAACAGCACCGTGAGGAACCCGATGATGCACAGCCAGGCGGAGCGGGTGCCGCGCCACCCTCTGGTCGCGCGGGCGTGGATGTACCCGGCGTAGAGCACCCAGATCACGAAGGTCCACACTTCCTTGGTGTCGAACCCCCAATAACGTCCCCAGGAATCATTGGCCCAGATCGCACCAGCGATCAGGGTGAAGGTCCAGAACACGAACCCGACGATCACGAACCGGTACGCGAGGGCTTCGAGCGCATCCGCGGTAGGCAGCGTCGCCAGGAACCGCGGTCCGCCGGCACGAGCAGAGGTTGTGTCGGCGCGCCGTTCCCGGCGTGTTTGCATGAGCTGAGTGACCGCGAGGCCGCACGCGATCGCGAACAGGGCGGTGGCGAGCGAGGCGACGAAGACGTGGATGACCAGCCACACGCTCTTGAGCGGGTCCATCAGCGGAACGACCTCGACGTAGAAGGTGATGGTCGCCCCGCCCAGCAGCAGCACGATCATGCCGATCAGGAACGCGCCCAGGAAGCGGAGGTCATAGCGGCGCAGCACCAGCAGGTATACGGCGACGATCAGGACGGTGCCGGTCAGCGCAAACTCGTACATGTTCGCCCACGGCACCCGGCCGGCCGCGATCCCGCGCAGGACGGTCCCGGCCAGGTGGAACAGGAACGCGAGGACCGCCAGCGACGTCCCGATCCGTGCCCACAGTAGCCGCGGCCGCTGTGCGGGCGGGGTGCGGACACTGTCCGCCCCACGACTCTGGGTGCTCTCGGTCTGCGGGCTCACTGTTGCAGTGGCGCCGACCAGGGCCGGCTCCCGCTGCGGGGTGCTGGCAGGAACGGAGCGCTGGGCGAGGTCAATGGTGTACGCGATGAACGCGAGCAGGTAGGTGGCGATCGCCGTCCACACCAGCAGCAGCGAGATGCCGTCGAGGGAGAGCGTGTCAGTTCCGGTCATGGCGAAGTCATCCTTTTATCGTTGCGGGCTAGGGGTGGGCTCGAGCATCGTTGCGCGGCGGATGTCGGCGTGACATGTGTCAGCCCGCGTTCGCTTCCAGCCAGGCCAGCGAGTCGACGGCGGTGCCGTCGAGATACACCTCGAAGTGCAGATGATTTGCGGTGGAGCGGCCCGTGCTACCGACAAGCCCGACCAGCTGCCCGGCCGTCACGCTCTGCCCGACGCCGACCTGCCGACTGCCTGTTTGCATGTGGGGGTACACCGTGCTCACCTGCTGCCCGTTCAGGACGGATTCCACCACAACGGTGACCCCGTACCCGCCGTAGCTGTCCTGTGAGATCCGCACGACACCGTCGAGGGACGCGTAGACGGGGGTTCCGCCGGCAGCGACCATGTCGGTCCCCATATGTGCGCCGCCTCGGTCCCCGAACCGGTCGGTCACGGTGAACGGGCCGCCGACCGGCCACCGCACGGTTCCGCTGCCTTGGGGCACGATGCTGTAGTCGAACGGCAGCGAGGCGACCTGCGCAGCGCGCGCGCGTTCTGCGGCTGCTTCTGCCGCCTTCTTCTGGTCGATCTCCGCCTGGGTGGTGGCTGCGTAGCTCTCCCGTGTGAGCTGCGTCGCGGTCGCGTCGGAGGCGACGATCAGAGATTGCGCGTCCTCGGACGCGACTTGCTGCAGTGTCGGGATCTCGATGTCTGCTGGCTGCCAGGCAGCGGATGCGGGGAGGGCGAAGGTGGCGATCAGGCCGGTTACCACTGCGAGTGCCGCGAGGGACCGGATCGGCGCCAGCGCGCGCGCCTCGCGGCGGGCAGACGTCGTGGCCATCGCGCGTCGCCTGGGGTGGGGAGCGCTGGCGGGGAGGGAAGTGACGGCGCGGCGGAGGCTGCGGCGTGTGGAGGGCGTCTGGGGCTGGTCGCCGGTTGAGGTGGTCTGTTCAGTCATGATGTCCTTCATTTCGGGTCAGATGGAGACGCCCCGGGCGGCGAGGAAGTCGATGGGGTTGACGGGGGAGCCGTTCACGTAGGCCTCGAAGTGCAGGTTGCAGCCGAACGCGTTGCCGGTGTTGCCTTCGCTGCCGATCAGGTCGCCGGCGTTCACGCGTTGGCCGTATCCGACGTAGAAGCCGCCGTTGCGAATATGGGCGTATCCGGTGCCGATCCCGCCGCCGTGGTCGATCTTGATGTAGTTGCCGTAGCCGCCGTTGTATCCGGCGTAGACGACGGTGCCCGCTGCGGCCGCGTAGATCCCGGCGCTGCAGCCGCCGCTCAGGTCGACGCCGTAGTGGTAGCTGGTCGAGCAGTACCCGTTGCCGCATTGTGAGCTGCGCGGCCCGAATCCCGAGGTGCGGTTCCCGGATGTTGGCCGTGCCCACCCGGAGCTGACCACACCGCCTCCGCCGCCGCCTGAGGCCGCGAGCCGCTCGGCCTCGGCCCGCTCAGCCGCTCGCCGCTGCTCCTCGGCGATGCGGGCAGCTTCCACTCCGGCCTGATAGTCGGCGATGGTCTTGGCTGTGGTGTCCTCGAGGGCGGCGAGCTGGGCCTGCAACTCGCCGAGGTGGAGGGTTTGCGCGTCCAACGCCGCCTGTGCGGCATCGGCGGCTTGCTGCGCTTCGAGCATCTTCTGTTCAGCGACGCGTTGCAGTCGGTCGCGTTCGTCTCGGGCGACCACTGCCTGATCGGTCAGGCTCTGCGCGGCGTCCCGTGCTGTGATCGCGGCGGCATACACCGCCTGGTTGCGCTCGAGCAGCTTGTCCATCACGCCCAACCTGGAGAGGAGGTCGTCCGCGGTGGCCGCTGAGTCGGAGAAGAACAGCTCCAGGGAAGTGGTGTCGCCGCCGTCTCGGTACAGTTGCGCGGCGACGCGGCCGGCCTTGTTCGCGGCGTCGGTCGCGTTCTGCGCTTCCGTGTCGGCTTGGGACTGCAGCGCGTCCGCCCGGATGGATGCGTCGAAGTACTCCTGCTGGGCGGTGTAGAACGCGCCCGCGGCCTGCTCGGCGATAGTGCGGGTGCGTGTCACCTCACCGGTCAGGCTTTGAATGAGGCCCTGGATCCGCTGGACTTCGGCGGCTTTGGTTGCTTCGTTCGCTTTCGCGGCCTGCACGTCCTCCCAGGACGGATAGGTCGCCGCGAACGCGGCCGGCAGCAACGGACCGGCCACCAGCACGCCGACCACACTCGCCGTCCCCGCGGTCAGCAGAACACGTCGGCTCACACCGGCCCGCAAGGCGCGGCTCTCGGCGGGCGTAGGCGCGCATCCTTCGGCCATCCGTTCACCAGGGATCGTGGCATCGCTGCCGGTCACCGACGGTCGGAGCGGCAGGTTAAGTGGATGTGTGACAGCCCTCACTCGTGACGTGTTCATGGGCGCCTCGCCTGGTCAGTCGGACGATCACTACCGCCCGCACGCGTGCGGGCACGGTGGGAGAACCCCGCCGCGGCAAGGCCACCTGCGGCGGCGAGCACGATGAGACCGGTGAGCCAGGGGCCGAGGGCCACCGCGGGGGTCAGTCCAGTGCGCAACGGGACGATGCTGATCGACCCGGCAGCGGTGTCGACAGCGATGCTGTCGAGGGTGGTGCCGTCCGGGGCGATCACCTGGCTGGTGCCCACCGTCGAGACGTTGACGACGGCGCGGCCCGTTTCGATGGCGCGCATCCGGGCGAACGCGAGTTGCTGCAGGTTCTCGTCGGTCCCACGGAAGTCGGCGTTATTGGTCTGGAACACGAACATTTCTGCACCGGATCGGGCGCCATCCCAGATCACGGTGTCGTAGATCACGTCGAAGCAGATCGCCAACCCCACCCCGACATCCCCGACCTGCACAATCGGCGGATTGGTGCCGGGGGTGTACTCGCGCTGGATCAGTCCCACCAGCTCGGGGACGATCAGCTCGTAGAACCAGCGGTCGGGCACGTACTCCCCGAACGGGACCGGGTTGACCTTGTCGTGCCACTGCCGGCCCGTGGGGTCCGCGGTCCACAGCAGGGACGTGTTGAAGACACCGTCGCCGCGGGTGGTGGCGGCGTTCATCAGCAGCGGCGCACCGGCCAAGCGCACGACTCGGTCCAACGCCTCGGCGGCGGCGGGATCACTGAGCGGGTCGGCGTCGACGCCGCCTTCCGGCCAGGCCAGCAGATCCATCGGTTGCCCATACAGCGGCACAGTGGCGGCGGTCTGCGCGGCGAGGACGTCGCCGGGCGTCTTGTCGTCGAAGTACCCGGTGGGGCCGTTGCCCTGCACCCAGCCGACCCGGAACTCTCCGGCCGGCGCGGTGGGGAACTGCGGTGTCACGACCAGGAGCACCGCGACGCTCACGGCAGGGTGTAGTCCGAGCATGAACCGGATGCCGCCGGCGCGGACCCACTGCACCACAGAGGCGCACAGAATGACGATCAGCAGCGACAGGCCGGTCACGCTCGTCCACGACGCGACCTCCGCGAGCGGCCCGCCCACCTGGGTCATGCCGAGGCGCGCCCACGGGAACCCGGAATACGGCCACGCACCCATCACCACCTCACGGGCCGTCCACAGAACCGCGATCAGAGGCGGCACCACGAGCAGCTGCACGAGGCCGCGGGGCCAGTGATGCGCGGTCCACCGGTAGGCGAGCGTGATCGGCACCGCTCCCGCGCCGAACAGGACCGCTTCCAGCCCGGCGAGGGCAAGCCACGGGACCGGGCCGAGGAACTCCCCCACCCACACCAGATGGGTCGTGTAGAACACGGCGCCGAAGACAGTGCCGGCCAGCAGCGCCCCGCCGATGCTGCGGCCGATCAGGGCCACCAGGGCGACCGTGACGCTCACGAACGTCAACGGCCACCACCCCACCGGCGCGGAGGCGAGATCCAGTAGGAGGCCGGCGGCCGCGGATGCCAGCACCGCCGCCCACAACGGCAGCGACCATGCCGCAACGGGGCGGCGCGGCGGCGTCCCCTGCTCCGGCGCGGCGGCCGGGGCAGGGGTCGGCAGGGTCGTGCGCATCGGTCAGGTGTCTTTCTGGTGGAGTCGCGTGAGGTAGTCGTTGTACGCGTCGAGCTCGGGGTCGCCGTGCGCGTCGGCGCGACGGTCGGCGGCGGCGGCCTGGGCGGTGTCGTCGCGGAACCAGCGGTGCATGACGTAGATGAGCATCAGCAAGGTGGGGGCCTCGCCGTAGGACCAGGCCAGCCCGCCGGCGAGGCGCTGGTCTTCGATCGGGTCGATGCCCAGCGCGCTCGTCGGGCCGGCGAACCCGTCGATGAGGGTGGTGGTGGCCATCATCAGGAAGACGCCGAAGAAGGCGTGCAGGGCGGCTTCGGCGAACACGTCCAGGGCGCGGCCGCCGTGGCTCATCCGCACCGGCAGCGGGTCCGAGGACAGGATCGGGATCGTGAACAGCATCCCGGCGACCAGGAACCCGACCTCGAGGAGGGTGTGGCCGGTGACGGTGGTAAGGATCGGGTCAGCGAAGTTCGCCAGGTAGAGGCCGTAGAACGCGAACAGATACAGCGGCACCGCCAGCCACGGGCTGAGCAGCCACCGTCCCGTCCGGCTGTGCAGCCCGGCATGCGCGGCACGCAGCACCAGGAGCCCGGGGCCGCGGTGCGGGGTGGCGCGCAGCAGCAGGGTGCCCGGAGAGCCGAGGACCAGCAGCGGCGGGATCGCCATCATCAGGGTGAGCTGCTGGAACATGAACACCGAGAACAGCGCGTACCCGTAGTTCTCCACAGCAAGACCGGTGACAGCGGCGAGGGCGACGCAACCGAGTAAGAAGCTGATGGTCCGCCACATCGGCCATCCGCGCCCACGCACCCACATGCGGATCGCGCCGGCCAGGTAGGCGACTGCGAGCAGCCCCGCCAGGATCGGTAGCAGGGGGGCGGGAAGGGGGGCCGGGGTGAGGAACACGCCCAGGGTCGGCGGGGCATCCGGGATCCACACGGTTGTCACGGCGTGTCCTTCGCGGCCTGCTCTATGCCGAGGGACTGCGCGTGGCGGGTCGCGAGTTCGTCGACGGCGCGCGCGAGGGTGGGGTCTTCGCCCCGGGCGAGGCCGGCGTATTCGACGTGCACGCCGTCCGGGGTGGTGCGGGCTTTCACCCAGAGCCGCCGGCGGGGGACGAACAGGCCGGCGAACAGGCCGAGGGTGGCGAGCACGGAGAACGCGAGCACCCAGCCGCTGCTGGGGTCGCGTTGGATCTGCAGCGACGCGAACCGCTTCACCGGCTGCTCTGTCGTGACCTCCTCCCAGGTGATGGTGCCCCATCCGTTCGGCAGGTCGACGGTGGCGCCCGGGGTGAGCTCGAGGGAGTCGGCTGTGGTGTCGCCGCCGGTGTGTTGGGTGAGCCCGTCGACCTCGAGCGTGTACACCGACCTCGGGGTGCCGTCGTCGATGCCGAGATCGCCGCTGAACACGTTGAGGGTCATCACCGGGTTGACCACGTCGGGGTAGACGGAGGTGAACGCGCCGGAGGGCAGCACCCCCTGGGTGGGGTAGAAGAACCCGACCAGCCCGACCTGTTCGGGCAGCCCGTCCGGGATCTTGATGATCCCCAGCGAGGTCATGTTGGAGTCCTGCGGCAGGAACGGCTGCGACTCGCTGTACACGACCTGGCCGGCGGCGTCGCGGATCGTGAGGGTGGGGGCGTAGCCGTTGCCGAGCAGGTAGATTCGGTCGCCTTCGACGGTGATCGGGTAGTTCACGATCACACTCTCAGCCCGGTCGTCCTGGCCGGGCTGTCGGATAGAGACGTCGGCGGAGAAGTCGCCGGCCTGGCCTGCGCCGGGGGTGCCGGGCAGCCGGTAGGAGACCTGGAAGTCGTCGAGGGTGAGCGAGTAGGGCGCAAGACCGGTCCCGTCGACGAATCGGCCGGGGTTGAACGAGGAGTAGTCGCTGAGCGCGTTCACGAATGTGGTGCCCTCCACCACCACTCGCTGCCCCGTGTACGCGAACGACCCGCCGATCGCCACCGACATCAGCACGCCGATAAGGGCGACGTGGAAGATCAGGTTGCCGGTCTCCCGCAGGTAGCCGCGCTCGGCAGACACCGACGCAGCGCTGCGCGCGTCGTAGCGTTCCACCCGGTACCCGGACTTACGTAGCTGCTCTGCCGCGACGGCAACCGCGTGCGCGGCCGCATCGGGCTGCGCGGCCCCTACCGGGATGGTGAGCTCCCGGTACTCGGACAGGCGTGATAGCCGCGCCGGGGTGCGCGGCGGGCGAGTGCGGAGCGCCTTGTAGTGGTGCTTCGCGCGTGGAATCACGCAGCCGATCAGGGAGGTGAACAGCAGCAGGTAGATCGCGGAGAACCACGGCGACAGGTACACGTCGAACAGCCCGACCGCGTCCGCCAGCGGGAACACGTCGGGGTTGTCGCGTTCCCATTGGATGACCCCGTTGGGGTCGGCGCTGCGTTGCGGGAACAGCGACCCGGGCACGGCGGCGATGGCGAGGAACAGGAGCAGCACCAGCGCGGTGCGCATGCTGGTCAGTTGCCGCCACGCCCACCGCAGCCAGCCCGTGACACCGAGGGTCGGCTGGGTGATCTCGGTTGCGGTATCGACATCGGTGTCGGCGTGGTCGCCGGGCCGCAGCGGGTCGGCTGTGACGTCGGTGCCGGTGTCAGAGCGGGAGGGGAACATTGATCACCACCTGTTGCAGCTGCGACATCAGCACCGTCCACAGTCCCGTTACCATCAGCAGGCCGAGGGCGATGAGCATGGCCCCGCCGAGGATGTTCAGGGCGCGGATGTGGCGGCGCAGGAACGTGACCGAGCGGGACGCCCAGCCCCACCCGGCCGCGAGGATCAGGAACGGGATGCCCAGGCCCAGCGAGTAGGCGAGACCGAGCAGGCCGGCGCGGGCGGGGTCGCCGAGGTTCCACGACATCGAGATGATCGCTGCGAGCGTCGGGCCGATGCATGGGGTCCAGCCGACGCCGAGCGCGAACCCCAAGAGCGGCGCGCCGATCAGCCCGGCCCTGCCCTGGGCGCGGGGGCGGAGGGTGCGTTGCGCGATGCCGAAGAAGCCGAGGAATACCAGCCCGAGGGCGATGATGATGATCCCGAACACCCGGGTGAGGATGCCTGCGTATTGCAGCAGCAGGTATCCGAAGGTGCCGCCAAGGATCGTGACAGCGACGAACACCACCGTGAACCCGGCGATGAACAAACTCACTCCCAGCAGCAGCCGGGCGCGCTCCGCCGTCACCGTGCGCCCGCTGTTCACCGTGGCGGGTGTGGTCGTCGTGGTGGTGCTGCCGAGGTAGCCGAGGTAGCCGGGCACCAGTGGCAGCACGCACGGGGACACGAAGGAGACCAGCCCGGCGAGGATCGCGACCGGGATCGCGACCCACAGGGCGCCGTCGACGATGACCGCTCCCGGGTTCACGAGGTGTCCTCGGCGAGGGTGTCGGCGACCAGGGTGGACAGGATCGATGCGCTGGCCAGCTGCCCGATGATCCGCGCGGCGACCCGCCCTTCCTGGTCGATGACCAGGGTGGTGGGGGTGGCTTGGATTGGGGTGACTTGCGCGAATGCGAGTTTCACTTTGCCGTCGTTCACGTCGATCACGCTCGGGTAGGTGACGTTGTTGTCGCGGGCGAACGACAGTGCGGTCGCGGGCTGGTC carries:
- the resB gene encoding cytochrome c biogenesis protein ResB, with amino-acid sequence MFPSRSDTGTDVTADPLRPGDHADTDVDTATEITQPTLGVTGWLRWAWRQLTSMRTALVLLLFLAIAAVPGSLFPQRSADPNGVIQWERDNPDVFPLADAVGLFDVYLSPWFSAIYLLLFTSLIGCVIPRAKHHYKALRTRPPRTPARLSRLSEYRELTIPVGAAQPDAAAHAVAVAAEQLRKSGYRVERYDARSAASVSAERGYLRETGNLIFHVALIGVLMSVAIGGSFAYTGQRVVVEGTTFVNALSDYSSFNPGRFVDGTGLAPYSLTLDDFQVSYRLPGTPGAGQAGDFSADVSIRQPGQDDRAESVIVNYPITVEGDRIYLLGNGYAPTLTIRDAAGQVVYSESQPFLPQDSNMTSLGIIKIPDGLPEQVGLVGFFYPTQGVLPSGAFTSVYPDVVNPVMTLNVFSGDLGIDDGTPRSVYTLEVDGLTQHTGGDTTADSLELTPGATVDLPNGWGTITWEEVTTEQPVKRFASLQIQRDPSSGWVLAFSVLATLGLFAGLFVPRRRLWVKARTTPDGVHVEYAGLARGEDPTLARAVDELATRHAQSLGIEQAAKDTP
- a CDS encoding cytochrome c biogenesis CcdA family protein; translated protein: MNPGAVIVDGALWVAIPVAILAGLVSFVSPCVLPLVPGYLGYLGSTTTTTTPATVNSGRTVTAERARLLLGVSLFIAGFTVVFVAVTILGGTFGYLLLQYAGILTRVFGIIIIALGLVFLGFFGIAQRTLRPRAQGRAGLIGAPLLGFALGVGWTPCIGPTLAAIISMSWNLGDPARAGLLGLAYSLGLGIPFLILAAGWGWASRSVTFLRRHIRALNILGGAMLIALGLLMVTGLWTVLMSQLQQVVINVPLPL